A region of Moorena producens PAL-8-15-08-1 DNA encodes the following proteins:
- a CDS encoding ABC transporter permease: MNSFQTNRTLKPTVFWRIAEDIPKSLNWILIILSVTIPFVVWWLISSFAGLDSVFLPSPIDVGKAVIRLWQQGFLIQDTIASILRVFAGFLLAAIISIPLGISMGAFASIRGLTEPIIGIVRYMPAPAFIPLFIIYLGIDEAPKIALILIGTVFFNTLMIMDAVKFVPKDLIESTYTLGGLRRQVLLEVITPYVIPNIIDAFRVNMAASWNLVIVAELVAAKVGLGKRILLAQKFLKTDEIFACLIILGLIGFAIDLSLRLLLRLTCKWAID, encoded by the coding sequence ATGAATAGTTTCCAGACCAATAGAACTCTAAAGCCCACCGTTTTTTGGCGCATTGCTGAGGATATTCCCAAATCCTTAAACTGGATCTTAATTATCCTATCAGTTACTATTCCGTTTGTTGTTTGGTGGCTCATATCAAGTTTTGCTGGCCTTGATTCCGTCTTCCTCCCGTCACCGATTGACGTGGGGAAAGCCGTTATCCGTTTGTGGCAACAAGGCTTTCTTATTCAAGATACTATTGCTAGCATTCTCAGGGTTTTTGCTGGCTTTCTGTTAGCAGCAATTATTTCCATTCCCTTGGGCATTTCCATGGGAGCATTTGCTAGTATCCGAGGGTTAACAGAACCAATAATTGGTATTGTTCGCTATATGCCAGCTCCGGCATTTATCCCTCTATTCATTATCTATCTAGGTATTGATGAAGCACCAAAAATTGCACTGATTTTAATTGGTACTGTCTTTTTCAATACCTTAATGATTATGGATGCAGTAAAGTTTGTTCCCAAGGATTTAATTGAAAGCACCTACACTTTGGGAGGACTAAGAAGACAAGTCCTATTAGAGGTTATTACTCCCTATGTGATTCCCAATATTATTGATGCCTTCCGAGTTAACATGGCAGCATCTTGGAATTTAGTGATTGTAGCAGAATTGGTGGCAGCAAAAGTGGGACTAGGTAAACGAATTTTGCTAGCACAAAAATTTCTAAAAACTGATGAAATATTTGCTTGCTTGATTATTCTAGGATTAATCGGATTTGCCATTGATTTATCCTTACGATTGCTGCTCAGACTGACCTGTAAATGGGCGATTGATTAG
- a CDS encoding ABC transporter ATP-binding protein, with amino-acid sequence MHLEISHLYKQFPTKQGTIVALKDINMHVETGELVCAVGASGSGKSTLLRLIAGLDMPTAGEITVDGLTVTGPSSERGMVFQRYTLYPWMNVIHNVEFGLKLQGIPKQKRREQAAYYLDVVGLSGFAKSYPKELSGGMKQRVAIARALACHPKILLMDEPFGALDVQTKETMQQFLLEVWQRTGCTILMITHDVEEAVFLSQRIYVLTARPGTIQRELRIELEGERTYKIKRNPEFHRYTEEIMDLLRDRPDKLTYSRRQIRDYGGGFSQSDSWFSETTY; translated from the coding sequence ATGCACTTAGAAATTTCCCACCTTTACAAACAATTTCCCACGAAACAAGGTACTATCGTTGCCCTAAAGGATATTAATATGCATGTTGAGACGGGGGAATTGGTCTGTGCTGTGGGTGCATCTGGTTCGGGTAAGTCTACCCTGTTGCGTCTGATAGCTGGTTTAGATATGCCTACAGCTGGAGAAATTACGGTTGATGGTTTGACGGTGACTGGACCTAGTTCAGAGCGAGGGATGGTTTTCCAACGATATACCCTATACCCTTGGATGAATGTGATCCATAATGTGGAGTTTGGCTTAAAGCTGCAAGGTATCCCAAAGCAAAAACGCCGAGAACAGGCTGCTTATTATTTAGATGTGGTAGGGCTGTCTGGATTTGCTAAGTCCTATCCGAAAGAATTATCTGGGGGCATGAAACAACGGGTTGCGATCGCAAGAGCTCTAGCCTGTCATCCTAAAATCCTGCTGATGGATGAACCCTTTGGTGCACTGGATGTACAAACTAAGGAAACCATGCAACAGTTTTTGCTTGAGGTTTGGCAGCGGACGGGTTGCACTATATTAATGATTACCCATGATGTAGAAGAGGCAGTGTTTTTGTCTCAAAGGATTTATGTGTTGACAGCACGACCTGGTACAATCCAACGGGAATTGCGGATTGAGTTAGAGGGTGAGCGCACTTATAAAATTAAGCGTAATCCCGAATTCCATCGCTACACTGAGGAAATTATGGATTTGCTGCGGGATAGGCCAGACAAATTGACATACTCCCGCCGCCAAATCAGAGATTATGGCGGGGGATTCTCACAAAGTGATTCCTGGTTCAGCGAGACAACTTATTGA
- a CDS encoding RNA-guided endonuclease InsQ/TnpB family protein, with protein MIVREAKLLNGSLAQYQALDEAIRTAQFVRNKAVRLWRDEPLVNKGRLSLLCKELAHAQEYPWVKKLNSMARQASAERAWNSISSFYRRCREGANKKGYPQFKKHSRSVEYKTTGWKLSEDCLTINFTDGFQAGRFSLFCNHETREDLFRLKINRVRVVRRVDGYYAQFCFDANRKEKGNYTGNVIGIDLGLKYFYKDQNDNAAIYPKYLRRAEKRIKKLQRRLSRKFVKGNKPQSNNYHKARIRLGLAHLKVQRQRKDWAVKLARCVVHSNDVVVYEDLKIKNLVKNHHLAKSISDASWYQLTQWLDYFGKVWDKTVIAVAPNYTSQDCSNCGHRVKKSLSTRTHQCQRCHTEICRDTNAALNILKKGMNILGVEYNSGATPHGFPEKGERAPREYPGALGNCWETGNAWGEFNRC; from the coding sequence ATGATAGTTAGAGAAGCTAAACTGTTAAACGGGTCCCTAGCCCAATACCAAGCCTTAGATGAAGCCATAAGAACTGCTCAATTTGTTAGAAATAAAGCAGTCAGATTATGGAGAGACGAACCATTAGTCAACAAAGGTCGTCTGTCTCTGCTATGCAAAGAACTTGCACATGCTCAAGAGTATCCTTGGGTTAAGAAATTAAACTCAATGGCACGTCAGGCATCAGCAGAAAGGGCTTGGAATTCTATCTCTAGTTTCTATCGTCGTTGTAGAGAGGGTGCTAATAAAAAGGGTTATCCTCAGTTCAAAAAACACTCTCGTTCGGTTGAGTATAAAACCACAGGCTGGAAACTGTCAGAGGACTGTTTAACTATTAACTTCACCGATGGATTTCAGGCAGGTCGGTTCTCATTGTTTTGTAACCATGAGACAAGAGAGGACTTGTTTAGGCTTAAAATTAATCGGGTGCGAGTAGTGAGAAGGGTTGACGGTTATTATGCTCAATTCTGTTTTGATGCTAACCGTAAAGAGAAAGGGAATTATACCGGAAATGTGATCGGTATCGATTTAGGTTTGAAGTATTTCTACAAAGACCAAAATGACAATGCTGCTATATATCCCAAGTATCTCAGGCGAGCTGAAAAGAGAATTAAAAAGCTACAGCGGAGATTATCTAGAAAGTTTGTGAAAGGTAATAAACCTCAATCAAACAACTACCACAAAGCCAGAATTAGACTTGGGTTAGCTCATCTGAAGGTTCAAAGACAGCGTAAAGACTGGGCGGTTAAGTTAGCCCGGTGCGTAGTCCACTCTAACGATGTGGTTGTCTATGAAGACCTGAAAATTAAAAATCTGGTCAAGAACCATCATTTAGCTAAGTCGATTTCTGATGCGAGTTGGTATCAATTAACTCAATGGTTAGACTACTTTGGAAAAGTTTGGGATAAGACAGTGATAGCTGTTGCACCTAACTACACATCTCAAGATTGCTCAAATTGTGGTCATCGAGTGAAGAAATCTCTCAGCACTAGAACTCATCAATGTCAACGTTGTCACACAGAAATCTGTCGTGATACTAATGCTGCTCTCAATATTTTAAAGAAGGGGATGAATATTCTAGGTGTTGAGTATAACAGCGGTGCGACCCCGCACGGGTTCCCCGAGAAGGGTGAACGCGCACCAAGAGAGTACCCAGGGGCACTGGGAAACTGCTGGGAAACCGGGAACGCTTGGGGAGAGTTCAACCGCTGTTGA
- a CDS encoding aminotransferase class V-fold PLP-dependent enzyme, with protein sequence MTKILMTGISPTATPREIHRQQFPALAHKAYFNFGAKGTLPLVSLNAIQQGYEYVQRYGPFSGKVNDWVTEESHKTRSAIASELGTSPDTITLTENVTVGCNIAMWGIDWQPGDHILMSDCEHQGIIATAQEISRRYQVEVSTCPIMATLNQGDPTKTIEQYLRPQTRLVVLSHLLWNTGQVLPLKDITQVCHNYDQSSQLVRVLVDAAQSVGSLPLNLTELEADFYAFTGHKWWCGPAGVGGLYVSPDALGSLNPTFIGWRGIILDKAGKPVDWQPDGKRFEVATSAYPLYGGLRSAIAIHQQWGTADERYQQICQLSEYLWQGLSKLEAVRCLATSPPKAGLVSFVLTNGKRHNRLVEFLEQQGFLLRNLRDPDCVRACVHYFTQPDEIDKLIEAIDGFSSEN encoded by the coding sequence ATGACTAAAATTCTGATGACTGGTATATCTCCTACAGCAACTCCACGGGAAATCCACCGACAGCAATTTCCGGCATTAGCCCACAAAGCCTATTTCAATTTTGGGGCCAAAGGGACTCTGCCTCTGGTATCTCTAAATGCTATCCAACAAGGCTATGAGTATGTGCAGCGCTATGGCCCATTCTCTGGTAAAGTCAATGACTGGGTTACCGAGGAATCCCACAAAACTAGAAGTGCGATCGCATCAGAGTTGGGGACATCACCAGACACCATCACCCTAACCGAAAATGTTACCGTTGGCTGCAATATTGCGATGTGGGGGATTGATTGGCAACCGGGTGATCACATCCTGATGAGTGATTGTGAACACCAAGGCATTATCGCTACTGCCCAGGAAATTTCCCGTCGCTATCAGGTAGAGGTATCTACTTGTCCAATTATGGCAACTCTAAATCAGGGAGACCCTACTAAAACTATTGAGCAATACTTACGACCTCAGACGCGATTAGTGGTATTAAGTCATTTACTGTGGAATACCGGTCAAGTATTGCCACTCAAGGATATTACTCAAGTCTGTCACAACTACGATCAGAGTAGCCAATTGGTGAGGGTTCTAGTGGATGCAGCTCAGTCAGTAGGTTCTTTGCCCTTAAATCTAACCGAACTGGAGGCAGATTTCTATGCCTTTACCGGTCACAAGTGGTGGTGTGGCCCAGCAGGAGTTGGAGGTCTCTATGTGAGTCCAGATGCCTTGGGCAGCCTCAATCCCACATTTATTGGTTGGCGGGGGATTATTCTGGATAAAGCTGGGAAACCTGTGGATTGGCAACCAGATGGAAAAAGATTTGAAGTGGCTACCTCGGCTTATCCCCTGTATGGAGGATTACGTAGTGCGATCGCAATTCATCAGCAATGGGGAACTGCTGATGAACGTTATCAGCAAATTTGTCAATTGAGTGAATACCTATGGCAAGGCTTATCCAAGTTGGAAGCAGTCAGGTGTTTGGCTACTTCACCTCCCAAAGCTGGTCTGGTGTCCTTTGTGTTGACTAATGGCAAGCGCCATAACAGGTTAGTAGAGTTTCTGGAGCAGCAAGGCTTTTTGCTACGAAATCTCCGGGACCCAGACTGTGTGCGTGCCTGTGTTCACTACTTCACCCAGCCGGATGAAATTGATAAATTGATTGAGGCCATTGATGGGTTTAGTTCTGAAAATTAA
- a CDS encoding response regulator transcription factor → MSKVLIVEDNLAQLELMARYLRDSGNTVICIADAKDALDKAVTEKPDVIVLDIVMPGMSGFELCRSLKNHRDTTSIPIVICSSKNQDIDRLWGMKQGADAYLTKPFSKQQLVDIVKLAVV, encoded by the coding sequence ATGAGTAAAGTTTTGATTGTTGAAGATAACCTGGCTCAGTTAGAGTTAATGGCTAGATACCTACGGGACAGTGGTAACACAGTTATTTGTATTGCCGATGCTAAAGATGCTTTGGATAAGGCAGTAACGGAAAAACCTGATGTTATAGTTCTAGATATAGTTATGCCAGGCATGAGTGGCTTCGAGTTGTGCCGCAGCCTGAAGAACCATCGCGATACCACTAGCATTCCCATTGTTATTTGTTCTTCTAAAAATCAGGACATCGACCGTCTATGGGGTATGAAACAAGGCGCTGATGCCTATCTCACCAAACCTTTTTCTAAACAGCAGCTAGTAGACATTGTTAAGTTGGCTGTGGTTTGA
- the trxA gene encoding thioredoxin, translating into MSNAAPVTDSSFQAEVLESDIPVLVDFWAPWCGPCRMVAPVVEEIAQQYGDKVKVVKLNTDENPKVAGEYGIRSIPTLMIFKGGQRVDMVVGAVPKTTLANTLEKHL; encoded by the coding sequence ATGTCAAACGCCGCCCCAGTTACAGACTCCAGCTTTCAGGCAGAGGTACTTGAGAGCGACATCCCAGTATTGGTAGATTTTTGGGCACCTTGGTGCGGTCCCTGTCGGATGGTGGCTCCGGTTGTGGAGGAGATAGCACAGCAGTACGGGGATAAGGTCAAAGTCGTTAAGCTGAACACCGACGAAAATCCTAAGGTGGCAGGTGAATATGGTATTCGCAGTATACCAACGTTGATGATTTTCAAGGGTGGTCAACGAGTAGATATGGTGGTGGGTGCAGTCCCGAAAACTACCTTAGCGAATACTCTTGAAAAGCACCTCTAA
- a CDS encoding methyl-accepting chemotaxis protein, translating to MTGIQLRPVIKPTTNLRISSSQQTKKSHLQWFYNLPVRSKQIVSLFSSEVISVAALMGVGALLIIIGGRAQLRGQAKSELAVTEINYNIKINQMGFGFRGQSENTAIIEAALAHSRNQLLSKSLERQVKQILHNEIKARQIEYATLVDKDLRIIVNANADRKGESFDPNNLVSKVLKQRKQIRANQILSWQELIKESPPLPEGLMNQDALKQGALIRYTVTPVKDPKTDEVIGALVSGDIVNGKEPIVKETLKTFNGGYSAIYLHQPSGEFALVTALDQGQAANWDQAQSDLPLPNQSLLEKAVNVGKVGELVTDRQKVGEQTYTMAAKALMDSQGEPVAVLVRGSSESDLNAFLTGSLLLQGSIAFLALATDVFLAMLLGRSIAEPIKRLHQTTHKFAAGDRETRAEVIATDEVGQLADTFNKLADNIVSKEEALAQQAFLQQAIAERSQLFAEFTSLLYKSVTSENILSTSVDGVRSILHTDRVVIYSFNEGWDSGTIMAESVAPGWIQAMGKIINDPLREGSVDRFKSGRVWVCHNVYEASLTGCHCEILERLQVKANIVAPILHEQELIGLLCAHQCSEPRDWQPEEADLLKQLAIQIGFALKQAHLFEQLQQARVDADLALKKAASTSDQIEQARRAAELNAIEQRQQKEALQHQVLELLYNVENAAKGDLTVRAEVGDGEIGTVADFFNALIESLRQIVIQVKLASTQVNSAVAADQQAVGKFAHQAMEQSDKISNTLSSIEQMMYSIEAVSKNARQAADVSHIASNAALTSGQAMDSTVETIVNLRETVVKTANKVKLLGESSKEIAKVVGLVQEIAVQTNLLSVNAGIEASRAGEEGEGFRVVAEQVGRLATQSANAIKDIQQVIDTIQQETQEVVKAMEDGKKQVVDGTQMVLKAKQSLEEIVAVSHEIDQLVQSISNATVSQAKTSRDVTDLIQEIAATSRQTSDSSGEVSQSLRTTVEVAQKLQMSVGQFKIGDE from the coding sequence ATGACAGGTATACAATTGCGCCCCGTAATCAAGCCAACGACTAACCTCAGAATTTCTTCCTCTCAACAAACCAAAAAATCACACCTACAATGGTTTTATAACTTACCAGTTAGGAGTAAGCAAATTGTTAGTTTGTTTTCCTCCGAAGTAATTTCTGTGGCTGCACTGATGGGTGTAGGAGCATTATTAATTATAATCGGAGGAAGAGCTCAATTACGTGGACAAGCGAAGTCAGAGTTGGCTGTTACAGAAATCAACTACAACATTAAAATCAACCAAATGGGGTTTGGTTTCCGTGGTCAATCGGAAAATACTGCTATTATTGAAGCTGCTCTTGCCCATAGTAGAAATCAGTTATTGTCCAAATCATTAGAGAGGCAAGTTAAGCAGATTCTCCACAATGAAATTAAGGCTCGCCAGATTGAATATGCCACTCTGGTGGACAAAGATTTACGAATTATTGTTAATGCTAATGCTGACCGGAAAGGAGAAAGTTTTGATCCCAATAACCTGGTTAGTAAAGTCCTCAAGCAGCGTAAGCAAATTAGAGCTAATCAAATTTTAAGCTGGCAAGAATTGATAAAAGAATCACCCCCTTTACCTGAGGGGTTGATGAACCAAGATGCCCTAAAGCAAGGTGCCCTAATTCGTTACACGGTCACACCAGTCAAAGACCCAAAAACAGACGAGGTGATTGGTGCTTTGGTTTCTGGGGATATTGTTAATGGCAAGGAACCCATTGTCAAGGAAACCCTGAAAACCTTTAACGGAGGCTACAGTGCTATTTATTTGCATCAGCCTTCGGGAGAATTTGCCTTAGTAACAGCCTTAGACCAAGGTCAAGCTGCCAATTGGGACCAAGCTCAATCTGATCTTCCCTTACCTAACCAATCCCTACTTGAGAAAGCCGTTAATGTTGGTAAAGTAGGCGAGTTAGTTACCGACCGTCAGAAGGTAGGAGAGCAAACCTATACCATGGCAGCAAAAGCTCTAATGGATTCTCAGGGAGAACCGGTGGCAGTATTAGTCCGGGGGAGTAGCGAATCTGACCTGAATGCTTTTCTTACAGGTAGCCTACTCCTACAAGGGTCGATTGCGTTTTTGGCATTAGCAACAGATGTATTCTTGGCAATGCTGCTGGGGCGGTCAATTGCTGAACCGATTAAAAGGCTACACCAGACTACCCATAAATTTGCAGCAGGCGATCGCGAAACTCGTGCTGAGGTAATAGCTACTGATGAAGTTGGTCAACTGGCAGATACCTTCAATAAACTTGCTGACAACATCGTATCTAAAGAAGAAGCTCTCGCTCAACAGGCTTTTCTCCAGCAAGCCATAGCGGAGCGCTCCCAGTTATTTGCTGAGTTTACCAGCCTTCTTTATAAATCTGTGACATCAGAAAATATCCTCAGTACTTCAGTAGATGGAGTTCGCAGCATCTTGCACACCGACCGGGTGGTGATCTATAGCTTCAATGAAGGGTGGGATAGTGGAACAATCATGGCGGAATCTGTAGCACCAGGTTGGATTCAAGCCATGGGGAAAATTATAAATGATCCATTGCGGGAGGGGTCTGTGGATCGCTTCAAAAGTGGGCGAGTCTGGGTTTGCCATAACGTCTATGAAGCTAGCTTAACGGGCTGCCACTGTGAGATTCTTGAACGGCTACAGGTCAAAGCCAACATAGTTGCGCCTATTTTGCATGAGCAGGAACTGATCGGTTTATTATGTGCTCACCAGTGTTCTGAGCCACGGGACTGGCAGCCAGAAGAGGCGGATTTATTAAAGCAATTGGCCATTCAGATTGGCTTTGCCCTCAAGCAAGCTCATCTGTTTGAACAGTTACAACAAGCACGAGTAGACGCGGACTTAGCGCTCAAGAAAGCAGCATCAACGTCTGATCAAATCGAACAAGCACGCCGGGCGGCGGAGTTAAATGCTATTGAACAACGTCAGCAAAAAGAAGCACTCCAGCACCAAGTATTGGAACTCTTGTATAATGTCGAAAATGCTGCCAAGGGAGACCTCACCGTCCGAGCAGAAGTGGGTGATGGGGAAATTGGTACAGTGGCAGACTTCTTTAATGCCCTGATTGAAAGTTTGCGGCAAATTGTGATCCAGGTCAAACTTGCCTCGACCCAAGTCAATAGTGCTGTTGCTGCTGATCAACAGGCAGTTGGTAAATTTGCCCACCAAGCCATGGAACAGTCAGATAAGATTAGCAACACTCTAAGCTCTATTGAGCAGATGATGTACTCGATTGAAGCCGTATCTAAAAATGCCCGCCAAGCAGCAGACGTTTCTCACATCGCTTCAAACGCTGCCCTTACTAGTGGGCAAGCTATGGATAGCACAGTTGAGACTATTGTAAATTTGCGAGAGACTGTAGTCAAAACAGCAAACAAAGTAAAGCTGCTCGGGGAATCCTCTAAGGAGATTGCTAAAGTAGTCGGGTTGGTACAGGAAATAGCTGTACAGACTAATTTACTGTCAGTCAATGCTGGGATTGAAGCGAGCCGTGCGGGAGAAGAGGGCGAAGGGTTTCGAGTGGTTGCGGAACAAGTGGGTAGACTAGCAACTCAGTCAGCCAATGCCATCAAAGACATTCAACAGGTGATTGACACCATTCAGCAGGAAACCCAAGAGGTGGTCAAAGCCATGGAAGACGGAAAAAAACAAGTGGTTGATGGAACCCAAATGGTTCTCAAGGCTAAACAGAGCCTAGAAGAAATTGTTGCCGTCTCCCATGAGATTGACCAGTTAGTGCAATCTATTTCTAACGCCACAGTTTCCCAAGCCAAAACATCTCGGGACGTTACTGACTTAATACAGGAAATTGCTGCTACCTCCCGACAAACCTCTGATTCTTCTGGCGAAGTCTCTCAATCCCTACGAACAACTGTCGAAGTTGCCCAGAAGTTGCAGATGTCCGTTGGTCAATTTAAGATTGGTGACGAATAG
- a CDS encoding GuaB3 family IMP dehydrogenase-related protein, which translates to MDIQIGRGKIARRAYGIDEIALVPGQRTLDPSLADTRWRIGGIEREIPIIASAMDGVIDVSMAVKLSQIGAMGVLNLEGIQTRYPDPSPILDRIVSVGNSEFVPLMQELYSSPIKPELITQRIREIKDQGGIAAVSLTPAGASKYSQVVAEAGADLMFVQATVVSTAHLSPESINPLDLAQFCQDMPMPVILGNCVTYDVALNLMKVGATAVLVGIGPGAACTSRGVLGVGVPQATAVADCAAARDDYYQETGNYVQVIADGGLITGGDICKCIACGADGVMIGSPFARAKEAPGQGFHWGMATPSSVLPRGTRIKVGSTGTLEQILTGPAQMDDGTHNLLGALKTSMGTLGAKNLKEMQQVEVVIAPSLLTEGKVYQKAQQLGMGK; encoded by the coding sequence GTGGATATTCAAATTGGGCGAGGTAAGATAGCTCGCAGAGCCTACGGCATAGATGAAATTGCACTTGTTCCCGGACAGCGGACACTCGACCCCAGTTTGGCTGATACTCGCTGGCGTATTGGTGGTATTGAACGGGAAATTCCCATTATCGCCAGCGCTATGGATGGGGTGATTGATGTGTCCATGGCAGTCAAGTTGTCCCAAATTGGGGCAATGGGGGTTCTCAACTTAGAAGGGATTCAAACCCGTTATCCTGACCCATCACCCATACTAGACCGCATCGTCTCGGTGGGAAATTCTGAGTTTGTTCCCCTGATGCAGGAACTTTATAGTTCACCGATTAAGCCAGAATTGATTACCCAGCGAATTCGGGAAATCAAAGACCAAGGTGGTATTGCAGCTGTGAGTCTGACCCCTGCTGGAGCCAGTAAATATAGTCAGGTAGTAGCAGAGGCTGGTGCTGATTTAATGTTTGTTCAAGCAACAGTTGTTTCTACAGCTCACCTGTCACCAGAGTCCATCAATCCCCTGGATTTAGCACAGTTTTGTCAGGATATGCCCATGCCAGTAATTTTGGGGAATTGCGTGACCTACGACGTTGCCCTCAATTTGATGAAAGTTGGGGCAACTGCTGTCTTGGTAGGTATTGGTCCTGGTGCTGCTTGTACCTCTCGGGGTGTCTTGGGTGTCGGTGTACCTCAGGCAACAGCAGTTGCAGATTGCGCTGCTGCCCGTGACGACTACTATCAGGAAACCGGTAACTATGTGCAAGTGATTGCTGATGGCGGTTTAATTACAGGAGGTGACATCTGTAAGTGTATTGCTTGTGGTGCTGATGGAGTGATGATTGGTTCTCCTTTTGCCCGTGCCAAAGAAGCTCCCGGACAAGGGTTTCATTGGGGGATGGCAACCCCTTCCAGCGTGCTACCCCGTGGGACAAGAATTAAAGTCGGCAGCACTGGCACACTTGAGCAAATTCTGACTGGACCAGCCCAAATGGATGATGGTACCCACAACCTTTTGGGAGCATTGAAAACCAGTATGGGAACCCTCGGAGCAAAAAACCTCAAGGAAATGCAACAAGTGGAAGTAGTGATTGCTCCTTCTCTGCTAACAGAAGGGAAAGTGTACCAGAAAGCTCAGCAGTTGGGTATGGGGAAATAA
- a CDS encoding Cys-every-fifth RiPP peptide CefA: MAKGQGCLVEGCLVEGCLFEGCLVEGCLVEGCLVEGCLVEGCLVEGCLVEGCLVEG; encoded by the coding sequence GTGGCCAAAGGCCAAGGTTGTTTGGTTGAAGGTTGTTTGGTTGAAGGTTGTTTGTTTGAAGGTTGTTTGGTTGAAGGTTGTTTGGTTGAAGGTTGTTTGGTTGAAGGTTGTTTGGTTGAAGGTTGTTTGGTTGAAGGTTGTTTGGTTGAAGGTTGTTTGGTTGAAGGTTGA